From a region of the Pseudomonas fulva 12-X genome:
- a CDS encoding translocation/assembly module TamB domain-containing protein, which translates to MRRALKYTGLSLAGLLALLVVVLVWMLGTAAGSRFTLGLVPGLVVDGFEGRLGGHWTAEQLRWQQGDDQVLVHQAQFDWSPSCLLRLTLCIDTLRSERIELNFAPSEAPPSDEPFSLPQLKLPLALELGEVWLGSLQLNGADQLQGLELAADWASEGLNISRLHVQRDELVVDLHGYVQPSGEWPLKLKGSAVLPAPGDEPWNLALEIEGELIQGLALFVDSSGYLAGRLSGEVQPLAEHIPARLSLRVDGFKAVESLPETLRLNGVALRAGGNLQDGYQVHGIGLLPAEGAVVALSLDGRVDAKGADIENLSLSAGPGERLAVNGRLDWQDGFSADTHIDWENFPWQRLYPMGEAPPVTLKKLTGDLAYDNGNYLGNLSAALDGPAGAFEVQTPLSGDLQQIHLPQLQVRAGQGKIDGQLTVGFAEAVRWDAQLQVSDFDPAYWVAELPGRIAGPIRSKGQLLDGRLELTSDLDLQGRLRGQPAQLQTQVAGAGERWDVSALSLRLGDNRIDGSGQLDQRLQGQLRIALNRLGQLWPGLQGQANGRLDLAGSLQAPQGTFTLNGQSLAFEQTRLRQLGVDASLDGNGQAKLQLRGQGIASGDSQFGNLTVNGAGNQRQQQMDLSLQGPQLQTSLALDGTLDKGDWRGRLSRVEIQAGGQDWRLQAPASLVRLASGEIDLGAHCLRSGAASLCGENQRLQPEPKIRYRLADFPLDSLSPWFPKDFAWQGTLDADVHLDLPAAGPNGRVVVDAGSGIWRVRDQDQWVDFSYDSLRLSSELRPQRIDSELSLRGPRIGELSVQAQLDPRPDNKPLSGQFRLSGLDLAIARPFVPMVERLTGQLNGSGTLSGDLLKPLVNGQLALSEGEVSGGELPISFEDLQVRVLIAGESLQLNGGWRSGDKGQGTLDGALAWSGQLSGNLNVKGSSLPVNVEPYANLQVAPDMQVRLADDQLSVSGKVSIPRGKIVVRELPPSTVKVSDDAVIVGEDPREKQPVAISMDIDVDVGSDKLTFSGFGLNAELAGRVHIGDDLDTRGELNLNKGNFRGYGQRLTIRRARLLFAGPIDQPFLDIEAIRKVDDVVAGLRLTGSADQPRTEVFSEPAMSQEQALSYLVLGRPLSTGSEDNNMLAQAALALGVAGSSGVTGSVAQSLGIQNFQLDTDGSGRNTSVVASGNLSERLSLRYGVGVFEPVNTVALRYALTRRLYLEAASGLASSLDLFYKRDF; encoded by the coding sequence GGCGCAATTCGACTGGTCGCCGTCATGCCTGCTGCGCCTGACGCTGTGCATCGACACGCTGCGCAGCGAACGCATCGAGCTGAATTTCGCGCCCAGCGAGGCGCCGCCAAGCGACGAGCCTTTCAGCCTGCCGCAGCTGAAACTGCCACTGGCGCTCGAGCTCGGCGAGGTGTGGCTCGGCAGCCTGCAGCTTAATGGCGCCGATCAGCTGCAAGGCCTCGAACTCGCCGCGGACTGGGCCAGCGAAGGGCTGAACATCAGTCGCTTGCATGTGCAGCGCGACGAGCTGGTCGTCGACCTGCACGGCTATGTGCAACCCAGCGGTGAATGGCCGCTGAAGCTCAAGGGCAGCGCTGTGCTGCCGGCACCCGGTGACGAGCCCTGGAACCTGGCGCTAGAGATCGAGGGTGAGCTAATTCAGGGCCTGGCGCTGTTCGTGGATAGCTCCGGTTATCTGGCGGGCCGCCTGAGCGGCGAGGTGCAACCGCTGGCCGAGCATATTCCGGCGCGGCTCTCGTTGAGGGTCGATGGTTTCAAGGCCGTCGAATCGTTGCCCGAGACTCTGCGCCTCAATGGTGTGGCGCTGCGGGCCGGTGGCAACCTGCAGGACGGCTACCAGGTTCACGGTATCGGCTTGCTGCCCGCCGAGGGTGCCGTGGTGGCGCTGTCGCTGGACGGCCGCGTCGATGCCAAGGGTGCGGATATCGAGAATCTCAGCCTGTCAGCCGGCCCCGGCGAGCGCTTGGCCGTCAACGGACGCCTCGACTGGCAGGACGGCTTCAGCGCCGATACCCATATCGACTGGGAGAACTTCCCCTGGCAGCGCCTCTATCCCATGGGCGAAGCGCCGCCCGTGACGCTGAAAAAGTTGACCGGTGATCTGGCCTACGACAATGGCAATTACCTGGGCAACCTGTCCGCGGCGCTGGATGGCCCGGCCGGCGCCTTTGAAGTGCAGACGCCATTGAGCGGCGACCTGCAGCAGATCCATCTGCCGCAACTGCAGGTGCGCGCCGGTCAGGGCAAGATCGATGGCCAGCTCACCGTCGGTTTCGCCGAAGCGGTGCGCTGGGATGCGCAATTGCAGGTCAGCGACTTCGACCCGGCCTACTGGGTCGCCGAGCTGCCAGGGCGTATCGCCGGGCCGATTCGCAGCAAGGGCCAGTTGCTCGACGGCCGTCTGGAACTGACCAGCGATCTGGACCTGCAGGGCCGCCTGCGGGGCCAGCCGGCGCAATTGCAAACCCAGGTGGCCGGCGCTGGGGAGCGCTGGGATGTAAGTGCGCTCAGCCTGCGCCTGGGCGACAACCGCATCGACGGCAGCGGCCAGCTGGATCAGCGCCTGCAGGGCCAGCTGCGCATCGCCCTCAACCGCCTCGGCCAGTTGTGGCCCGGGCTGCAAGGCCAGGCTAATGGTCGCTTGGATCTGGCCGGCAGCCTGCAAGCGCCACAAGGCACCTTCACCTTGAACGGCCAATCACTGGCCTTCGAGCAAACCCGCCTGAGGCAGCTGGGTGTGGACGCTTCCCTGGATGGCAACGGCCAGGCCAAGCTGCAATTGCGCGGGCAGGGCATCGCCAGCGGCGACAGCCAGTTCGGCAACCTGACGGTCAACGGCGCCGGCAATCAGCGTCAGCAGCAGATGGACCTGAGCCTGCAGGGGCCACAACTGCAAACCAGTCTGGCGCTGGATGGCACCCTGGATAAAGGTGACTGGCGCGGTCGTCTGAGCCGCGTCGAGATCCAGGCCGGTGGCCAGGACTGGCGCCTGCAGGCACCGGCCTCACTGGTGCGCCTGGCCAGCGGCGAAATCGACCTGGGCGCCCACTGTCTGCGCTCCGGCGCGGCCAGCCTGTGCGGCGAGAATCAGCGCCTGCAGCCGGAACCGAAGATCCGTTATCGCCTGGCCGACTTCCCGCTCGACAGCCTGTCGCCCTGGTTCCCGAAGGACTTCGCCTGGCAGGGTACGCTGGATGCCGACGTGCACCTGGATCTGCCAGCGGCTGGCCCCAATGGCCGCGTGGTGGTGGATGCCGGCAGTGGCATCTGGCGCGTGCGCGATCAGGATCAGTGGGTGGATTTCAGCTACGACAGCCTGCGCCTGAGCAGCGAACTGCGGCCCCAGCGTATCGACAGCGAGCTGAGCCTGCGTGGCCCGCGCATCGGCGAGCTGTCGGTGCAGGCGCAGCTCGACCCGCGGCCGGACAACAAACCGCTGTCCGGCCAGTTCCGCTTGAGCGGCCTCGATCTGGCGATCGCACGGCCGTTCGTGCCCATGGTCGAGCGCCTGACCGGTCAACTGAACGGCAGCGGCACGCTGTCCGGCGATCTGCTCAAACCCCTGGTCAATGGCCAGCTGGCGCTCAGCGAAGGCGAAGTGTCCGGCGGCGAGTTGCCGATCAGCTTCGAGGACCTGCAGGTGCGCGTGCTGATCGCTGGCGAAAGCCTGCAGCTCAATGGCGGCTGGCGCAGTGGCGACAAGGGGCAGGGCACGCTGGACGGCGCGCTGGCCTGGAGTGGCCAGCTGAGTGGCAACCTGAACGTCAAGGGCAGTAGCCTGCCGGTCAACGTCGAGCCGTACGCGAATCTGCAGGTGGCGCCGGACATGCAGGTGCGCCTGGCCGATGATCAGCTGTCGGTCAGCGGCAAAGTATCGATTCCCCGCGGCAAGATCGTGGTGCGCGAGTTGCCACCGTCCACCGTCAAGGTCTCCGACGATGCGGTGATCGTCGGCGAAGACCCTCGGGAAAAGCAGCCGGTGGCGATCAGTATGGACATCGATGTGGACGTCGGCAGCGACAAGCTGACCTTCAGCGGGTTTGGACTCAACGCCGAGCTGGCCGGTCGGGTACACATCGGCGATGACCTGGACACCCGCGGCGAGCTGAATCTCAACAAGGGCAACTTCCGCGGTTACGGCCAGCGCCTGACCATCCGCCGTGCGCGTTTGCTGTTCGCCGGGCCCATCGACCAGCCGTTCCTGGATATCGAAGCGATCCGCAAGGTCGACGACGTGGTGGCCGGCCTGCGCCTGACCGGCAGCGCCGATCAGCCACGCACCGAGGTGTTCTCCGAGCCGGCCATGAGCCAGGAGCAGGCGCTGTCCTATCTGGTGCTGGGCCGGCCGCTGTCGACCGGCAGCGAAGACAACAACATGCTCGCCCAGGCCGCACTGGCTCTCGGTGTGGCGGGCAGTTCCGGGGTGACCGGCTCGGTGGCGCAGAGCCTGGGCATCCAGAATTTCCAGCTGGACACCGATGGTAGCGGCCGTAATACCAGCGTGGTGGCCAGCGGCAATCTGTCCGAGCGCCTGAGCCTGCGTTACGGGGTCGGCGTGTTCGAGCCGGTCAACACCGTGGCGCTGCGTTACGCGCTGACGCGCCGTCTGTACCTGGAGGCAGCGAGCGGCCTGGCCAGTTCGCTGGATCTGTTCTACAAGCGGGACTTCTAG
- the tpx gene encoding thiol peroxidase, with product MAQVTLRGNPVEVAGQLPQVGQQAPAFTLVGAGLADVSLSSLAGKRKVLNIFPSVDTPTCATSVRKFNAEASKLSNTAVLCISADLPFAQARFCGAEGLENVQNLSTMRGAEFLKDYGVALSSGPLAGVAARAVVVLDESDKVLHSELVGEIADEPNYEAALAVLK from the coding sequence ATGGCTCAAGTAACCCTGCGCGGTAACCCGGTTGAAGTCGCTGGCCAGTTACCGCAAGTCGGTCAGCAAGCGCCGGCATTCACCCTGGTTGGCGCTGGCCTGGCGGACGTCAGCCTGAGCAGCCTGGCGGGCAAGCGCAAAGTGCTGAACATTTTCCCAAGCGTCGACACCCCGACCTGCGCCACCTCGGTACGCAAGTTCAACGCCGAAGCCAGCAAGCTGAGCAATACCGCCGTGCTGTGCATCTCCGCTGACCTGCCGTTCGCCCAGGCGCGCTTCTGCGGTGCCGAAGGCCTGGAAAACGTCCAGAATCTGTCGACCATGCGCGGCGCCGAGTTCCTCAAGGACTACGGCGTAGCCCTGAGCTCCGGCCCGCTGGCTGGCGTCGCCGCCCGCGCCGTGGTGGTGCTGGATGAGAGCGACAAGGTGTTGCACAGCGAGCTGGTTGGCGAAATCGCTGACGAGCCGAACTACGAAGCAGCCCTGGCTGTGCTCAAGTAA
- the mmsA gene encoding multiple monosaccharide ABC transporter ATP-binding protein: MQQDIILEMRGITKTFPGVKALNNVNLKVRRGEIHALCGENGAGKSTLMKVLSGVYPHGSYEGEIVYEGKPLAFTGIRDSEREGIIIIHQELALVPLLSIAENLFLGNEIASNGVIDWPEVYRRTETLLKKVGLDEVATTPVEKLGVGKQQLVEIAKALAKDVKLLILDEPTAALQENDSQKLLDLLLEFRAQGISSILISHKLNEVSRVADSITVLRDGASVSSMDCHTEAVSEETIIRGMVGRDMENRYPERTPQIGETLLEIRDWNVWHPESASRQMIRNVNLRVAAGEVVGIAGLMGAGRTELAMSVFGKSYGRNISGSVYLRGQPIDVSTVRRAVDNGIAYVTEDRKALGLVLDESIQCNTTLANLPGVSKHGVIDEHEERRVAEQYREAMHIRTPGVFQKVLNLSGGNQQKVVLSKWLFAKPEVLILDEPTRGIDVGAKFEIYSLINQLAADGKGVIIISSEMPELLGMCDRIYVMNEGAFLGELAREEASQEKIMSMIVKA; encoded by the coding sequence ATGCAGCAAGACATCATTCTGGAAATGCGCGGCATCACCAAGACGTTCCCGGGCGTGAAGGCGCTCAACAACGTCAACCTCAAGGTGCGACGCGGCGAAATTCACGCCCTGTGCGGCGAGAACGGCGCCGGCAAGTCGACCCTGATGAAGGTGCTCAGCGGCGTGTATCCCCACGGCAGCTACGAAGGCGAGATCGTCTACGAAGGCAAGCCGCTGGCCTTCACCGGCATTCGCGACAGCGAGCGTGAAGGCATCATCATCATCCACCAGGAGCTGGCGCTGGTGCCGCTGCTGTCGATCGCCGAGAACCTGTTTCTGGGCAACGAGATCGCCAGCAATGGCGTGATCGACTGGCCCGAGGTGTACCGGCGCACCGAAACGCTGCTCAAGAAAGTCGGCCTCGACGAGGTCGCCACCACACCGGTGGAAAAACTCGGTGTCGGCAAGCAGCAGCTGGTGGAAATCGCCAAGGCGCTGGCCAAGGACGTCAAACTCCTGATTCTCGATGAACCCACTGCGGCGCTGCAGGAGAACGACAGCCAGAAGCTGCTCGACCTGCTGCTGGAGTTTCGCGCCCAGGGCATTTCCTCGATTCTGATTTCACACAAGCTCAACGAAGTCAGCCGCGTCGCCGACAGCATCACGGTGCTGCGCGACGGCGCTTCGGTGAGCAGCATGGATTGCCACACCGAAGCGGTCAGTGAAGAAACCATCATCCGCGGCATGGTCGGCCGCGACATGGAGAACCGCTACCCGGAGCGCACGCCGCAGATCGGCGAAACCTTGCTGGAGATCCGCGACTGGAACGTCTGGCACCCCGAGTCCGCCTCGCGGCAGATGATCCGCAACGTCAACCTGCGCGTGGCCGCCGGTGAAGTGGTCGGTATCGCCGGGTTGATGGGGGCAGGGCGTACCGAGCTGGCGATGAGCGTGTTCGGCAAGAGCTACGGGCGCAACATTTCCGGCTCCGTGTATCTGCGCGGCCAGCCGATCGACGTGTCGACCGTGCGCCGCGCGGTGGACAACGGCATCGCCTACGTCACCGAAGACCGCAAGGCCCTGGGCCTGGTGCTCGACGAGAGCATCCAGTGCAACACCACCCTGGCCAACCTGCCGGGCGTGTCGAAGCACGGGGTGATCGACGAGCACGAGGAACGCCGGGTCGCCGAGCAGTACCGCGAGGCCATGCACATCCGCACCCCAGGAGTGTTCCAGAAGGTGCTCAACCTGTCCGGCGGCAACCAGCAGAAAGTGGTGCTCAGCAAATGGCTGTTCGCCAAGCCCGAGGTGCTGATTCTCGACGAGCCCACCCGCGGCATCGACGTGGGCGCCAAGTTCGAGATCTACAGCCTGATCAACCAGCTCGCCGCCGACGGCAAGGGCGTGATCATCATCTCGTCGGAGATGCCCGAACTGCTGGGCATGTGCGACCGCATCTACGTAATGAACGAAGGCGCCTTCCTGGGCGAACTGGCGCGTGAAGAGGCGAGCCAGGAAAAGATCATGTCGATGATCGTCAAGGCGTGA
- a CDS encoding LysR family transcriptional regulator, with protein MDIGIARHLKIPQLRLIAAIAEHGQLGLAADELTVTQPAASRMLADIEHTLGARLFERHAKGMVPTLIGRALARRAHNMLVELRDLAQDVEELKRGEGGMTTVGAVTGAAVGFVIPAIRQLKAISPRADVHVNVAASDELVHDLASGKNDFVLARLPRGVNPADFEIYPARTETLKLIVRKDHPLANVDQVTLHDLSNYEWVMQSHRAPIREAMENAFLSAGATLPTNITNTTSLLAMIAILVSSSAIAPLASEVPDLLLGDQVGAKLKVLPLNMTIEMSPYYLLLVKGRELSPVANRLRRLVTAALNRAH; from the coding sequence ATGGACATCGGAATTGCCCGTCATCTGAAGATTCCGCAGCTACGTCTGATCGCCGCGATCGCCGAGCACGGCCAGCTCGGCCTGGCCGCCGACGAGCTGACCGTTACCCAGCCGGCAGCCTCGCGCATGCTCGCCGACATCGAACACACCCTGGGCGCGCGGCTGTTCGAGCGCCACGCCAAGGGCATGGTGCCAACGCTGATCGGCCGCGCCCTGGCCCGCCGCGCCCACAACATGCTGGTTGAGCTGCGCGACCTGGCCCAGGACGTCGAGGAACTCAAGCGTGGCGAAGGCGGCATGACCACGGTCGGCGCGGTGACCGGTGCAGCGGTGGGTTTCGTGATCCCGGCGATTCGCCAGCTCAAAGCGATCTCGCCGCGGGCCGACGTGCACGTCAACGTCGCCGCCAGTGATGAGCTGGTGCATGACCTGGCCAGCGGCAAGAACGACTTCGTGCTGGCCCGCTTGCCGCGCGGCGTCAACCCGGCGGATTTCGAGATCTACCCGGCGCGTACCGAGACCCTGAAATTGATCGTGCGCAAGGATCACCCGCTGGCCAACGTCGATCAGGTGACGCTGCACGATCTGTCCAATTACGAATGGGTAATGCAGAGCCACCGCGCGCCGATCCGCGAGGCCATGGAAAACGCGTTTCTCAGCGCCGGCGCCACGCTGCCGACCAACATCACCAACACCACCTCGCTATTGGCGATGATCGCCATCCTGGTGTCGTCCTCGGCCATCGCGCCGCTGGCCAGCGAAGTGCCGGACCTGCTGCTCGGCGATCAGGTCGGCGCCAAACTCAAGGTGCTGCCGTTGAACATGACCATCGAGATGTCGCCCTATTACCTGCTGCTGGTCAAGGGCCGCGAACTGTCGCCGGTGGCCAACCGCCTGCGCCGGCTGGTCACGGCTGCGCTGAACAGGGCGCATTGA
- the chvE gene encoding multiple monosaccharide ABC transporter substrate-binding protein, whose amino-acid sequence MNTIRKLVAAMAMGATLVSAASVGAAEKGFVGIAMPTKSSARWIDDGNNMVKQLEKAGYKADLQYAEDDIPTQVSQIENMMVKGVNVLVIAAIDGTTLTNALENADAAGIKVIAYDRLIRDSEYVDYYATFDNTKVGVLQAESLVKGMKERGKGPYNVELFGGSPDDNNAYFFYNGAMSVLQPLIDKGEIKILSGQTGMGKVGTLRWDGATAQARMDNLLSANYTKERLDGVLSPYDGISIGVLSSLKGVGYGSGDMPMPIVTGQDSEVPSVKSILAGEQYSSIFKDTRQLAEVTVGMVKALLEGSEPQINDTKTYDNGKKVVPAYLLQPVTVDKSNWEKVLIDSGYYTKNQIQ is encoded by the coding sequence ATGAACACCATCCGTAAACTCGTGGCCGCCATGGCCATGGGCGCCACTCTGGTCAGTGCTGCATCCGTCGGCGCTGCCGAAAAAGGCTTCGTCGGTATCGCCATGCCGACCAAGTCGTCCGCGCGCTGGATCGACGACGGCAACAACATGGTCAAGCAGCTGGAGAAAGCCGGCTACAAGGCTGACCTGCAGTACGCCGAAGACGACATTCCCACCCAGGTCTCGCAGATCGAAAACATGATGGTCAAGGGCGTCAACGTCCTGGTCATTGCGGCTATCGACGGCACCACGCTGACCAACGCCCTGGAAAACGCCGATGCTGCCGGCATCAAGGTGATCGCCTATGACCGCCTGATCCGCGACAGTGAATACGTCGACTACTACGCCACCTTCGACAACACCAAGGTCGGCGTGCTGCAGGCCGAGTCCTTGGTCAAGGGCATGAAAGAACGCGGTAAGGGTCCGTACAACGTCGAGCTGTTCGGTGGCTCGCCGGACGACAACAACGCCTACTTCTTTTACAACGGCGCCATGTCGGTGCTGCAGCCGCTGATCGACAAGGGCGAGATCAAGATCCTTTCCGGCCAGACCGGCATGGGCAAGGTCGGCACTCTGCGTTGGGACGGCGCCACCGCCCAGGCGCGCATGGATAACCTGCTGTCCGCCAACTACACCAAGGAGCGCCTCGACGGCGTGCTGTCGCCCTATGACGGCATTTCCATCGGCGTGCTGTCGTCGCTCAAAGGCGTTGGCTACGGCTCCGGCGACATGCCGATGCCGATCGTCACCGGGCAGGATTCAGAAGTGCCGTCGGTGAAGTCGATCCTCGCCGGTGAGCAGTATTCGTCGATCTTCAAGGACACCCGCCAGTTGGCTGAAGTGACCGTCGGCATGGTCAAGGCGCTGCTCGAGGGCAGCGAGCCGCAGATCAACGACACCAAGACCTACGACAACGGCAAGAAAGTCGTACCGGCCTACCTGTTGCAACCGGTCACCGTCGACAAGAGCAACTGGGAAAAGGTGCTGATCGACAGCGGTTACTACACCAAGAACCAGATCCAGTAA